A stretch of Gallus gallus isolate bGalGal1 chromosome 2, bGalGal1.mat.broiler.GRCg7b, whole genome shotgun sequence DNA encodes these proteins:
- the LOC428383 gene encoding leucine-rich repeat protein lrrA-like, with product MGPDLHWRYLTEHDPKYEGKKKLKISGRDLASVPAQVFGLDQLQALEMSPERESCLRYRMELLPREISRLKNLTLLYMDSNNLKKIPAEIGTLRHLERLTLSNNHLSSLPPEMGALQRLHSLHLANNSLTHLPAALCQLRSLTFLDLSDNKIRIIPSSIRQLEKLETLLLLFNSLENLPEDVCLLRNLRTLWLGNNRLQSLPPRFGELVNLDWGYNYCSCNFEGNPLESPPPEVCSRGSKGIRDYFLSFHRVLAEQTTGVSPSAD from the coding sequence ATGGGTCCTGACTTACACTGGAGGTATCTCACAGAACACGATCCAAAAtatgaagggaagaagaaactgaagattTCAGGCAGAGATCTGGCATCAGTCCCTGCGCAGGTCTTTGGCCTGGACCAGCTGCAGGCCCTGGAGATGAGCCCAGAACGAGAGAGCTGCCTGAGGTACCgcatggagctgctgccccGCGAGATCAGCCGGTTGAAGAACCTAACCCTCCTCTACATGGACTCCAACAACCTGAAGAAAATCCCTGCTGAAATCGGCACCTTGAGGCACTTGGAGAGGCTGACGCTGAGTAACAATcacctgagctccctgcccCCAGAGATGGGGGCTCTGCAGCGGCTGCACAGCCTCCACCTGGCCAACAACAGCCTCACCCACCTACCCGCAGCCCTCTGCCAGTTGAGGAGCCTCACCTTCCTGGACCTGAGCGACAACAAAATACGCATCATCCCCTCCAGCATCCGGCagctggagaagctggaaacattgctgctgctcttcaaCTCACTGGAAAACCTGCCCGAGGATGTCTGTCTTTTAAGGAATCTACGCACGCTTTGGCTGGGAAACAACCGTCTGCAATCCCTTCCACCACGATTTGGGGAGCTGGTCAACCTGGACTGGGGATACAACTACTGTTCCTGCAATTTTGAAGGGAATCCACTAGAAAGTCCTCCCCCTGAAGTCTGTAGCAGAGGTTCCAAGGGGATCAGAGACTATTTCTTGTCGTTTCATAGAGTACTGGCAGAACAGACGACTGGGGTCAGCCCTTCAGCTGACTGA